A window of Cryptomeria japonica chromosome 3, Sugi_1.0, whole genome shotgun sequence contains these coding sequences:
- the LOC131069569 gene encoding LOB domain-containing protein 24-like, protein MGKRNIVSCAACRSNRKKCSEECIFAPHYPPDDPQKFSVVHSVYGTSNISKLLQGIEGAERADAVNSIVYEARERVKDPVNGFVKDVHQLLQQFADLKSQLEVTQTELNHMRSEYDNLVSILGAGSFVYPTNATSQAREDIMFEEVDPSLSDKVNSSAF, encoded by the exons ATGGGAAAAAGAAATATTGTATCGTGTGCCGCGTGTAGGTCGAACCGCAAGAAATGCTCGGAAGAATGTATTTTCGCTCCTCATTATCCTCCCGATGATCCACAGAAATTCTCTGTGGTGCACAGCGTGTACGGAACCAGCAATATCAGCAAACTGCTTCAA GGCATTGAAGGTGCAGAAAGAGCAGATGCAGTAAATAGCATTGTGTATGAAGCGAGAGAAAGGGTGAAGGACCCCGTGAATGGGTTTGTAAAAGATGTTCATCAACTGCTCCAACAATTTGCCGATCTGAAATCCCAACTGGAGGTCACACAAACAGAACTAAATCATATGCGGTCCGAGTATGATAATCTTGTATCGATTCTGGGCGCTGGATCTTTTGTATATCCAACAAATGCCACATCACAAGCAAGGGAAGACATTATGTTTGAGGAGGTGGATCCCTCGCTATCAGACAAAGTAAACTCAAGTGCTTTCTAA